A segment of the Ischnura elegans chromosome 13 unlocalized genomic scaffold, ioIscEleg1.1 SUPER_13_unloc_1, whole genome shotgun sequence genome:
gttagtGCATATAAAGTACTAAGACTACAAGCCCAGAAGTGTGTTATTTTCAACCCTTAACCAGTAACGGGCAATTCCTTTTACACTAccagtgaaacaaaaattcacaaaacacagcgaagtcatttttattgcttacaaggagacgtcgccaaagtgatgttcaggatctggatacggatgttattttctgaaaatataaaggTAAGATAGAATAAGTGTCACggatttcttccacataggcccgggttcgagagatattcgctagTAAAaacttcgcgcaacatgacatcccttgagtaatcgccgtattaaggcacaattcggagttttgtttaaatccataaattgatattaaatttaaaaaaatctcgaagtaactaaataaaacgaatggggataaaatgtaacagtgacttcaaaaattagaagagagaaaaacacggccgtagttaagaggttAGTGATAACTCCAGGGACGTCATGCtgtgcgaaatctttacaagcgaatatctcccgaacccgggcctatgtggaagaaagccgcgaTCCTTTTTCttccttacctatatagtttcagttaataacatccgcatgcagatcctgaacatcactttggcgatgtctccttgttagatTATTGTTTCGTTGACTTCTCAACAATTATAAaccttatatttaatattatgcattcccaatacaaaccaacattttcagtaaaaattgctatttgaaacaggatcaaaaaactgatatcaaaaacacttcagtagttattattattaaaaaaagttgttgttattattatggTCCTTTTCAATTAAGTGCCTAATTTTCCACGTTACGCACCTAAAATGCTTCCtgacaaattatttattattattactattcttgaaaaatcgctaggaattgtttttaacaagttttttaattatttccaccagcatcatgtttattcctttttccaattAAGTGATGTGAGGTCTCTACGTGAGACCACTACGAAAATTCAGTACTcctaatatataaattatttggttttagaaatcccagtttagacgaatggcaatggtcaattttaactgtatttgaaaaaggccagattggcgctcatacgatgccactccacgtgacttcacagtgACCTAGACTCTATATGAGTAGTCAgtagttttacattgtctgagataaccaatgcatgcatgtggcataaaactcagggaaatatttcttaataatcacctattaaaattgcctatggtcggaaagtttccttcatttgatagggtaataataatcgttatttaagccaagcactacctgctagcagggtactctagcTCAAGGTCAgggctagcagcctgcatcgtatcagtgctcatagcctcgcaccaaggtggcctcacttgGCAGCGGCtggaaccagaatgtcgtcacacgggtttttcccagcatccatactttgCCGTCGCATTATTGTGGCCTTGAAAATGcctacttttcatttaatcatgaagaatagatatcgtaatttaaaaatctaaaaacgtgaaatatgtactccaggagtaataatctttcgatttaggcaattaataaagataggaaaccacccttttcagAAATTTTCACAACTCAAGGTTATTCAACCCAGGTTATACTGCACATGGGAAAAAACTTACCAATATATTGGTTCTGGGTACTCGGTAGTCTGGCACAGGATTGCACATCTCAGTCGTTTGGACTGAGTTGCCTCTTATCACATCTTGAACGCAGTCTTTTGACTCAGCAGATGACCCCAACTCGTCATCACCTGCCCCCTTTCCTTGGATACCCTGAAGAAAAAGTGGCAGTGATCAACAACTCACCTCctccaaaatcaacaaaaatgtgatttttcctaATCTCAATGAAACAGATTTTTAAGTTCGTTATctatactttttcataaaaattgactGGAGCCAGCATGTCTGTTTATTAATCTCTCAAAAACTACATAACTGGCTAAAATTTGGCATGACAATTCTTGGATATATTTAGTTCACATAGTCCGTAGCAGGtgctcagcgaggggggggttttgggggataaaccccccccccccccgaactcagagaaatttttaagtttaacctattttgcttaattggattaatattacttaaagaatagagtaaatattaataaaatatcactcagaaggccataaaactcaccattttgaagcatttatctgaaaaattttgtAAGGGAGGGCCCTGGCATCTCCTGcttcctgcttaccctggcgggtattccacaccctcaacACCCGatacccccctagccttaattcctagctgtgcccctggttgGTAGCACAGctaggggggggggatttgggggataaacccccccagagctcagggagactttttagttaaatccatttcattctattaataatgggtccactggttacttggggcagccgctgaATTGGgacagatcttgaagaacagaacccaatggaGGAATATCCctgagtattctccgcttaattgggacagcaagccactttattgggccatgagtcggcggcATAGACTATACTAgcaacgaaattaattttttttgttttcagaatactatttgttttattttcccctttgatttactctcatttttcacaaatgttcctatttttgccctattttgaaagctcttattgttacactatccgcaagaggatacaacttttctttaataggattaAGTAAAAGGCATTCATTCGGCATCgctcgaggctgtgaaaaatatttttaactaaattattatcattcttaaaaatgataataatttaactaaaatcactgatttattaatcaaagtaatggtttaataaacttaggttgcactataaacgttctttagtcttctttctaccatttcaaaggttttttatgcccatatacaagagagttcgcctaattggggcagccgatTTATTGGGgaaaagtgcacaagtcccgatatgtcccaattaaccggaatctactgtatatgtccttatagaagagtgtgaggattaataaaatattcctcataaagccataaaactcaccatttcgatccatttatcataaaaaatttctaggggagggcccccgtacctatcgcttatcctggtgggtataccacacacaccacgtctagttgcacctaaaaaccccctagccttaattcctacctgcaCCCCTGCACATAGTGGCTACATTGTAACATCCTTGTACCCTTGGAAGGCCTTCAAATTGACCCTTTCACAGCACAATACATAATAGCCCAGGAAGACAATATGGGGGTCGTTCAAAGGTATTGATGTCGACTGCTTTCAGGAGCCGTTGACATCAATGGGCCTCGCTGCAAAAGCCTACATTACAAGCTGTGCAGACGtacatttattccttttttcaaatgatgagtgCTAAAAATAGCCATGAACAATTGTAATTTTAACAGATACGGAatgaaaaactgttttttattgtcttgaaaatattttgggacATTAAAGAGTCAAGCTTGCATTGTCATCCCACTCCACTTAATCTTCACTTAAAGACAGAAAACCTGGAAAACGTTGAAACGAGAAATGAATCTTGTTGTGAAAGCCTACATTACAAGCTGTGCAGACGtacatttattccttttttcaaacgATGGGTGCTAAAAATAGCCATCAACAATTGTAATTTTTAGAGTtacgagaatgaaaaatttatatatagtcttgaaaatattttgtgacaaTGAAGAGTCAAGCTTGCATTGTTATCCCACCCTACTTAATCTTCACTTCAGGACAAAGAAACTGGAAAACATTGAAACGAGAAATTGCAAAGGACATTtcaggaagataaaaatattcataccgAGGTACGGTTATCACCGTATACTCTTACGCATACTATGTCTTCCTTCGTCTCTATGAGACTTCTCAATAAAGAGCCTCTGCCACAGAGATGTCAAGCAGTAGAGGCTCGACATGGTAATTTAAGCTCAAAAACTCAGCCCCTTCAATTAGTCAGCAAGCAACAAGACCATTCCGACGTTGTTGAGAAAGAGATTGAACCCTATTTTAGTGAACTAGCTGTTCCCATTGCCCTTGTAACTGAATACTGGAAGAAAATGGACACTCTTCCATGACTTAAAAAGCTGCCACAAAAGAATCTTAACTTTTCCCCAATACTACACACTACCGATGGCATCAAAATGACGTGCAGGCATCATTTTGATGGCCTCCTCTGCCTTTCAGCCAAAGCTCCTTCATTCTCAGGCGACTTCACCTCAACACTTGAAAGTTTTAACCAACTGTAAACTCTAGGGTAAAGATTAGGACATATTAACTCTTAAACTGCGGGAACatttcaaacagttttgtttttctcGGATAGCCTAGGAGAGTTTTGCGATACCTACAGTGAGGGAAAGAACACTTGAGCTCTACCCggggagcaataaaaattttgggaaactgctgTAGGTAGTCGagtatcctctatattatttctactgtatagatacctttttatcaacttatacgcaaccaaactctacaaatcaggtaccaaaatgcacagaatttatcagagaacatgcgacggcatatcttacttcctaaatattgctattgtttcctaaaattggtttttaaataataaaaaaaaacaaaaaaatggtaaatattcctgacattaaccgcgcacaaactgatacatttgttcatttgcaacaatatctcgcattctttaaataacttttatcaaaatgcggctgattccacgttcaagtctcctgttgatacgtaagtatgagtcatcatgtgcctttgacagaggatagtgtaattacttccaatgtagtgtttaaagaggtcctctgacctcaatctatacatgaacattccaattaaatttgtacttaagaccctgcctttttttctacattttaaaataagaaatgcacctattcctctgtggacctgcattgaaaagagcgggggaagcccgctggtagtgggcgcagcacgcttgtaaatatgtatacataaaatatataagtatACATAAGTATGTATAGTAGCGCTCACTCTGCCCTCAGTGTAGAGAAGCAAGGAGTAGCACATGGTACAACATAGCACTACTCGTTAAACATATGATGCCCTACACTACTGTCGGTATCGGTGcttacaacttttttttttaaatactatggAAAATATGACTACAGGAAATGAACGATAAAACTATACAATTCAGTATAAACTAGGAATGTTAAACTACCCCAAAGTGCATGGAAAGAGAGCAGCAGGGAGGCATTTGGTTCCACCACCtaccgaaaaaaattatatgtacagtgagtcctcgtttaacgtcacttaccgttcctgaaaaatgtgacgataaacgaaatgacgttaatcgaagcacaatatcccataagaaacaatgtaaaaagtgaatatcggctcctagacctcacaatgcctacgtgaaaaaattttagcgtatcatatttgggccatttcttacgatgggaatgccaaactatggcataaacacgagtccctgtcttcattgacggcaataccagcagctaCGTGTGCAtcctccatttttgtatcttcccgcgtttgttttttcggcttcactatggtggtcacctgggcatcatcatcgctgaaacatcgtcgcagttacaggaaccaagattattgagaacacggcgaaaaagtgacgacaaatactccgagttctacacggaaaaattcctagaaatcacttttcaggttccagaaaaccgttatgtcaagtaaaatttcctaaaactttacttgacatttacgcacttaacatttgcgcacctacctgagaattcattttgtagaaaatttgctataaacgtaatcgaaattgacaataaacacaccgttttacacttcgtttagactgactgtattaccgcccacaaaacgaacaacctgcaacgcccgccgctttgcattttttcccgcgcgaaatttaaaagacctgaccagagctgacgttatcgcgaagcaaaggtgcgataaacgaatgacggtctcaaaattttcatgacgttatcgcgaaatgacgttaaacggggtgacgtagaacgaggactcactgtacatggTTACTGCAGGAAAATTAACTGAAGACTGCTAACAAAAACCAAAACAAGTACATATGAGTAAAGATaagtaaatatcaatattaaatagtaaatatcaatatttgCTTAAGTATTTCCCCCAGTCAGTATGTTAACACTTAGAGTGCCAGGAGCGCTATCAGCGCTAAAATGCCTcagcacttttggcatagtacctaggAAATCAGTTggcgctcctcatgcaatgtcactcttagatgctgataattaactaatcatacaattgtcaatattcattttacattAACATTAACTACTTCCTTCAAATTACAaatattaactcatattaccaaaaattcgtcaaataatataataaataggtgaaatcacatataataataaagatttccctgaagtttttgaacatttttttaacccaatttttttccctaacctactgcagaatcagcaaaaatgcctcggcacttttggcatgttacctagaaaatcggttggcactcgaATGGTTAAACATTTGAAAATGTTCTCGCAGTCTAAtggtgaaaatgtttcaaaaatatgcaaTCAGCATGGCCACAATGCTCACATTTCCTCTTTGCTTTCAAAGTGTCACACATGTATCCTAGAtgacttaaccctttcgcgccgaattccgcacctgtgcggcgaggattttttttcctgaactacgaatgccacacctgtgctgcctgaatgttcttaccctaaccaacgaatgccgcgcctgtgcggcacaggtcgaaaaaagtgaccgtggcggacacaatagacccacggacgcagTCGCCCCTTGTGATCCACCTTAGCGCTAGcccagccccttcttcggccgctcaggtcgaccctttcctatcctctccacgcggtcaactactgttatttgcagtgttttttcctaaaaatatttgttgcttacttttgaaatccaatgctagaaatgaattcatctttttttgctgaccacatggaaatttcaaacaaaattctaacgttaatatcaacagagttatagaacaatagtaaatatactaaaaccgtctatataaacgttagaacttcgtttaaaatttctgcacgctcagaaaaaaaccctaaattcattttgaatttaaaaaaattgatgcgaacaacaagtatttgcatatattctgcgttaatattttagctagttgaccgcagacttgtgctaggaaggggcttttaatccctctagggtctgggacagaggaaaaggattggcgccccaccgagttgggtccaaaaatgtttcaggagggtcccactgcctttagtcgacgcggaaaggcttcgtacagaggagtaaagaaaactttcaagagactcgtattgaggaagaatttccttcaacgaaggtccggcgcaaAAGGGCTAAGTCTTTACCAGATTCCTTTCTCCCACTTATCAGTAGGCCATAGCCAGAAGGGCAGTGTCCTCACACTTCACTTTAACAATTTGACATCATGTTTTGCATTTAATCCTTATCTACTTGCAATGTTTTTTGAGATGTAGTACTGGCATGGCATTATGCCAGATACTCAAATTGTctatttaattccttaataactAGTGACATTTTGTCAAAACAACCATgcatttttgaatgtttaaaactGGTTTTAACAGTTTTAGAttgttatattttgatattttcaatatttaatattttttcataattaaaaaaaatgcatttttttggaaaaatgttaaatcatatttaattttccctccattcaggtcctgggaactcatGTTTCAATTActataacaaaatgcaaaataaagtaataaacaCCACTTCACCTCACAATGGTAATTACtacaatgccaaaaaaataaggCATCTACAACACAACTAGTGGTGAGGGGACATACCAAGTCCCCAGAGCAGTTTGCACGATGTATACACTTCACAGGGGTGAGATAtactgacaaaaaccagtttggtgaGAAGGGGAAAGTAgaattaaagttatttactaccaAAGCGATGCAGCCAAGTCACCCTGGAAGTAAACAAATTTAGTATCCTGGGGGTCTACCGTCACCCCATGCCAGGAGTTAAATTCTATCCTACATTTCCCTTAGCGAAAAATCTGTTGAAATGTCAACGGTTAATTGGGACCAATCCCACGGTAACTGTTGAATCCTacagtaactgctgaattcaTTAATAAATGTTGGATTTATCTGTCACTGTTAGagttaacagttattgttagttttaacagttactattagttttaacagttaattctatttttaacagttacagttagttttaacagttaattctatttttaacagtcaattctatttttaacagttactgttagttttaacagtcaattctatttttaacagttactgttagttttaacagttaattctattttaacagttactgtcaGTTTTAATAGTGGTTcaatttactgttgaattcaactgcagttactgttggattcaacagtggtcccaattaccatatttgtctgaatatagtcccccctttttttccaaaaattctcgAGGTAAAAGTAAAAggtgggactatattcaaacgcatttatttaacttttcccgaaactgaagcctcaaaattatggaGGGAGGACTATaatcagagggggactatattcggagaaatacggtaactgttgaaatttcaacagttttttcgctaagggtttCCCTGCCGCTTTCTGTGCCTTACCGTACTGCCTCCTGCATTTGATGCAGTCAGCTCCGATGCATCCGTTGGCGATGAATATACTTTGTGCCCTTCATCAGAGCACCCAAGTTCCGTGACCGCCATACTAAGCACAAAATCCACGCTGTCCTGAAGTATAGTAAGACACTGGTAGGCCTCATTGTTcagtaaatagattgcatgatgGAGCAAATCAAATCCAAGGAAATAGTTACTGCTTGTCCCTAATACTTTACGACGATATTTTCTATCATCTGGTAACTTGGCAGCAAAATCCACTATCAAATTCCTACCAGTAGAGCGAGTTAACCTCCGACCATCCACCAAATTTTGATTCAGCCACTCTAACCGGTTTTTCCCACAAAAGCTGTTCATATACCGATACTCCTTCCATTCCTCAGAAGCTGGAAGAGAGGTAATGACACTTTCCTGAGATTTAATTAGCACTTTCACAGTTTTTTGTTTACTTATCCACTGAGGAAGTCTTGGAAGACGTACTACCACAGTATCAGTTTTGGGGTATGATGACGATTTTCTTCTATGCCTCATGATATCCTTCAGTATGAATTGATAAGGTACCTACAGATGAATCTAACAAAAGCATCTACTCGTGAATGAACAAACACTTCGCACAAACTTGGAGATGACGTTCAAGATCAATCTTCCGCTACttgtaacatcaaaaattaaCACCTTCATCATTAGCTCAGTTCCCAGGAATGGTTTCATTCAATTTCGATGGCTGGTGTTTCCTTAGCAGTGGGTAAACACACCGGtctgaaaacctgaaaaaagaaattaattatataagtttgattaaataaattcacAATGGAAAGTAGCTGACACATTGCAATTCAAAATCATGAATACACTGCAAGAACTCTGAATGTGAACTAAACATAATTTTTCTATAGCTcgttgatataaataaataaaaaatcttttccAGAGGGCAAACTGAGGTGCTTTATCAATGGGGTAcaccataaaatgcatttttgaaatttttttggtgAAGAGCCATGCTGCTTTGATAATATTAAGAGTTGTATAAGGTTATTATGCCAAACAAATTACATAAATGTGTTAAATGGATCACAAAAAACCTTGCACAAAACTAATCCATGTCAAGTAGTCAAAagaatcaacttattttcaaataagtctccCTAAATCGCAACAAAcaatcccttttctttctttcaacaACCCAACATTTGCTGTCAGGCACCAAAACTG
Coding sequences within it:
- the LOC124172285 gene encoding uncharacterized protein LOC124172285 isoform X4 gives rise to the protein MRHRRKSSSYPKTDTVVVRLPRLPQWISKQKTVKVLIKSQESVITSLPASEEWKEYRYMNSFCGKNRLEWLNQNLVDGRRLTRSTGRNLIVDFAAKLPDDRKYRRKVLGTSSNYFLGFDLLHHAIYLLNNEAYQCLTILQDSVDFVLSMAVTELGCSDEGHKVYSSPTDASELTASNAGGSTGIQGKGAGDDELGSSAESKDCVQDVIRGNSVQTTEMCNPVPDYRVPRTNILFNVKEEIEDHLGKGNNPVSYTRDQAEISSGVLDPLGTDDLRDSGTCQSSSIKEERISNDEEGYDHIDCTDGATSELMSQTSANQTQASTASQDEEVGADGTGSIISDHNCMLVLPKKEPSPEEKDDVEQAFGENGESIENFAMTPVSTMAASAWQLCFDSPNCKLWMETPRNGK
- the LOC124172285 gene encoding uncharacterized protein LOC124172285 isoform X5, which gives rise to MRHRRKSSSYPKTDTVVVRLPRLPQWISKQKTVKVLIKSQESVITSLPASEEWKEYRYMNSFCGKNRLEWLNQNLVDGRRLTRSTGRNLIVDFAAKLPDDRKYRRKVLGTSSNYFLGFDLLHHAIYLLNNEAYQCLTILQDSVDFVLSMAVTELGCSDEGHKVYSSPTDASELTASNAGGSTGIQGKGAGDDELGSSAESKDCVQDVIRGNSVQTTEMCNPVPDYRVPRTNILFNVKEEIEDHLGKGNNPVSYTRDQAEISSGVLDPLGTDDLRDSGTCQSSSIKEERISNDEEGYDHIDCTDGATSELMSQTSANQTQASTASQDEEVGADGTGSIISDHNCMLVLPKKEPSPEEKDDVEGSQNLRECICKQHQLHICWKKEM